Below is a genomic region from Argiope bruennichi chromosome 3, qqArgBrue1.1, whole genome shotgun sequence.
GTGCGATCATCGGCAAGAAACTTGTTAGGTCAGTTCACTAGATATTTCGTTATTTGCAGACTTGCTCTGTCCTGGATCTTCCCAAATAATGgttatcattttctattttcaggACCTATCGTTGGTATCTTGGGCCAGAAATATGGTGTCCGATCTATTACAATGATTGGAGGAATTGTGGCAAGTACAAGTGCTATATCGTGTTTCTTCGTTAATGAAATTACCTGGATAACTGTTCTGTGGGGAGGATTGAATGGTAAGATTGTTTCCTCGTATTAATTTTGGTAATTACCTTCAGTGCTAGGTGGCATGTCAGTTTCAATCGTATTGTGAAATTGGAATTTGGGTCTAATCAAATTACTACCTTAAACTATAATTGTAACACCTGAATGGTTGGCTATCCTCCTAAAATGCCGAGATAAATTGGCGAAATCTTTCCGCTTGTTAAAAGTAGATTCGGTCGGTTTGATATCCCGAAAAAAGTTACGGGGCAGATGAGGACTGTTACACTAAGGAtcgtatatttttcttcaaataaaattcctAATCATGTCAATGGTTAAGCTTAGAGGGTAGTTCTAACTATTGGTTTTGCTAGTTGTCCGTGCTATCCAAGAGTAAATTTCTCTAACGCAGAATTTCTTTGGCTGGTCGAAGTAAAATTGCGTCTTTTAATACTTAGGGGCATCCAATACTTAATGCTACGCAACAGTTTTCGACATTCTTGCAGGAAACACAATTGCCCATCTTTAAATTGACCCAACACTTAATGAATACTCGTTAGTAGAATTCATAAAACGGCTGCTTTTTATATAAGCCATGCCTTTGTATCGTGACTCGCCGAAATGGCCACAATACTTAAAGAATAGTATAGCAGATTGAATAACCTTTCTGAAATCCCTTCTCGATTTCTGTGGGTTCTGAATTGATGACTAATACTGAAGATGACAAAAGTTATAGGATATTctcttcaaaatatgaaattgtttccCTACAAGATCTTAAAGCTTACTCTCATTATTACAGGTATGGGAAATGCACTCACTGTCACTCTGCCTCAAGTGATAATTGGACAATATTTTGATAAGTACAGAACTACTGCTTCCGGAATGGCTTTCTCTGGCGGATGTCTTGGGTCTTTTCTCTTTCCTGTGCTTCTGGAGAATTTGATCCACAGCTTTGGAATTGAAGGAACTTTTCTAATCATTGGCGGTATAATAATGCACACCATTCCCGCTGCTATGATTTTAACGAAGCCATCTTGGCTCAAGAGTAAAAAGCAAGCGAAAGACATTGAAAATGCAGATAAACCGAAATTTGTGATCTCGACAGAATCTTCAGTTTCCGATGAAGTAGCAGAAAGAGCTGTAAAGAGGCGATTGGCCAAGCAAGAATCGATGAAGAACTTCTTGAAAAATGGGCCAAGTCTTAGGATTCTACGTCAAAATAGTGATATAGTTGCAAAAATCTTATCGAACGCTGCACCAGACGTGCAAACTAGTGTTTTAGATATGGATAGCGAAAAGGCTGCACTATATATGGAATCTTGCTTGTGTTCAGAAATGGAAATACTCCTGCAGTCAATTGAGACCTCTCTTGGAATTCGAAGCAGTCAGCAGAATTTAAACTTGACGAGTGTCAATCTTGCTATTCCTGAAAAAGAACCTCTGAAAATGATGCGTAGTATGAAAGGACCTTATCTTGCTGTGGAACAACCATTAGGTTCATGTGGGATAAAGAAGTCGAAATCCGTTCCTGATCTATTTAAAATGTCTAATGAACCTTGCGTGAATGTTCTATCGAAGCTGAAGGTACTGCTTGGTATGAAAATCTCGCAAATTACTTCTGTCTGTCCTGGTGAGAGCAAACGAAGAATATTGAAGGTATCCAAAGAACTAAAAAAACTGTACCATGTTTCGGCTAAATTGGACATCAATGGAAATGGCGTCTCTTCGGTACACAGCGCGAAATATTTGGTTTCAACCAATGGTACAGACCATAGCTCCAATTCCTTTTGGGATCATataaaaactgcaattaaatTACATGTTAATCCTATGTTCCTACTCATCTGCCTCTGCAGAGCAGTTCACTTCATTGTATTCATCCCAGTTATGACTATTGTTGTAGACTTCGTAATGGATAAAGGACTTTTGGAGCAAGATGGGAAATATGCCATCGCAGTTTTGTCTCTAGGTGATCTCGCTGGACGATTATGCTTTGGTTGGGTAACAGATAAAGGCTTTTTATCTTTACCTAAGTACATGATGCTTGTAATGATTGCCCATGGTGCCAGCACTGCTTTCCTGCCGCTGATGCAGACCCAACTGACTATTTTCATAGTACTAGGAATCTTTGGTTTGCTCCAGGGCTCGTTGTTCGTCCGACATCCCGTTTTGGTTTCGAAGTATATGGGAAAACATGAACAATCCATCGCCATGGGATGTGTTAATTTCTTCTCCGGTATTCTTGGTTTTGGTCTGCCAACTTATATAGGTAAGCCAGTCTTGATGTCTTTCTAATTGTTATGCATTAATCAATAGCCTTAAGTGACATGCGATCATgttcaaatgattaaatttcaaaatttatgaattggcCATTAAAATTGGATACCctgaattaaagcatttttttacctTGTATTCACGTCCTTCAGGTCTTTCAAATATTGATCTTGCCACTAAATTCAACTCTAAATTGAAAGATGATACAACCGAATCTGTCCTAGGATTAACTATTTTATTCGACCATAATCAAAGCAGCCGATTTATTCTGGCTTGTACTAGACTAACTTTagcccccctcccctttttttggTGGCTAGATAGCATCACTACTTGCTCTATAAACGACTATAAATCATTTGAAGCAAATGTTTAAACCTCTTACAGTCGGTAAAGTAATACGATGGATAATTTGCCAGTCATAAAGAATTTTTTGGCTCCGGAAAGCAATATATAATTGTCTTGAGTTGTAGCGTAATTTTTCGGCGATAATTATCTTGCTATTCTGTAggtattaagaataaaaacaaacgTCTTTGATGCTTATCTTGAATAGAGACTGAGAGAAGTCATCTAAATTCATAggattaaatctatgaaattgaGAGACGACTGAACTCTGTTTCGCTGTTGGTTATTGAATTGtagctccaattttttttttttttttttgaatacttgCGTTAGTCACTAAATTATGTCGATAACTGCAAGCTTTCTTATTTTCAGGCTTCTTCAGGGACACACTTGACAGCTATGACTATATCTTCTTCATTAACGGAGCTGGTGGTGCCCTTGTGGGATTATTATGGGCTCTAGAACCTTATTTACTCCGCCGCTCTACAAGAATTTCGGACAAATCTGGATCGGTATAACCGTTATGCAGGTGACTTTTGTTGACATCgtctaaaaaaaaaactggacatCTAGCTTCCTGATCGTAGACTTCTAGAATATTTCTCCCTGAGGAAAGTGACAGAAAAACAGCTGGACTGTTTAAACGACCTATGGCTCTGGTTTTTAACTTGCCTCAGGAAGCTtatctttaatgtaaatattgtactATGTAGATTGCTGAGCAACTGACGAAATTGTATATTGTATGCACAATTTTAGACTCCGAGATATCTCTTAGTTTCAAAAACGCATGCTGCATATCTCggtgaaaatgaaacattatctgtaattttaaattatgataccaatgtatttcttgaataaatatatttttaaatacctttagTTTCTCTCGTATTCTTACTTAATGTTTCCACATTATTGTAGCtcgagaataaatattttaggaacgGTTTACTTTGCTAGTTAGCGGGGTTTTATTTAACATTGGCTTCTAAATTGTAAGAATATCGCATCTGTCTGAAATTCCATTTCTACTGCCAATTGACAGCATTTCAAGTCGAAGTAAACGTGCATTTAAGTGAAGTGCGGCTCTAATCCAGAAAGATCTGGAAAAGGTTAGTTTTGGGTTGAATATTGTACCGTAATTAgtcttcaaaaaatttagaagcataaCTTGCTGTGAAGTgcagaaaattccatttttatttattcggccaaaatttaaaattttggcatcCATTTTAAAATCTGGCATGAAAGACGTATCGATTTAAAATGCCACATATAACAgctcaataaaatgaaatggtctCTTCAGTAGCAAATATTAGTTAGATTATTCTAATTGTGTTCTCGCATCTACAGAAAAATAGCTTTGCTGTTCTCATTCTTAATGTCTAATCTGTTATCGAATGAGATTGactatttattgttttatgagTTGAAACATATATTACTCTATTGGTTAATGGGCATTCGTAAGTCATAACTAGACACGAGAATCGtaacgaaattttgaatttaattcctaaaattgATGTGAccgaaaatgtttaatattttaccgTCTTTCAATGATATTCGGAATAAATTCataaccattaaaattttatatttaacagcaACTCGTGTCTTGTTAGATTCAGCTCgccttttttaaaacaaacttttcgGATTTTTCATGGAAACATTCTCTGCAGACGATCGGAATTGTTAGAAAACGTTTCGCTTTTGATAATTACGGCAAGTTTCTTCTAAATGAGATTTCAAATGAACTGTTGGGCAGAATATTTACTGCGTTTAGTGTAAAATCTCAATtcttaaatttggaaattaaagaaaattggacTTCATACGGAGAAAAAAATAAGTCGACTAATCGGCATGAATATCGAATGCAAGCAGGATACGGTTTTCTAAACATCTAGTTGGAAAGGAAGCTAAATCGTAATTGctcctttaaaataaaacattaacaagTCTCTTGGTGTCAAATTACCCAGAAAAACATTGAGTTTTGGTACTTATATAACCAGGTTACTCATCTTATACTACTTTTCCATCGGATACAATTTCTAAAAAAGCTACGATTATCAAGCTCTGAAGAAATGCAATGAATAAGACGCTAAAAATGGGAACTTCTTACCCACGTTTAAATCTTATTTCGTTTTGAGACCCGGAAGATCTTGAGCTGAGAAGAGGCGGGAAAAGTCGTTTATCACAATTGGCTTGTAATACGACTCTGCAAGATTTATTATAAcaagttatattttattgcttattcggctatgcatacattttaaaacgattcaaacaggttcatttcattaaatttaattgcattaaatttataattttagaattaaaataactcCAGAATTTTCTAtcgtatattttaaaatgatgaaatcaacTTAGGTAGCTAAGCGATTTACGGCATTTGGCCAAGGTTcgaaattacgagatccgtccaaAATAGTCTTTGTGATGTTTGTAACGGGACGTTAGTTTTATAAActaaactaatataattaaactattcaGTAATCTTTTCGCTGAGAAAAGATAATCGTGCTAGAAACCTGCTAATAAGTTTCCTAACTTATGCCATTGTAGATAAGatctataactttcaaaaatagttGGATgacgtttaatttatttttaaaaatattttttatgatgcaGAAGTTTCGGAAAGCTGCACGTTATCACAGCACAAGTATCATCTGCGTTATTTGACCGTGGTTCAAACTTACGAGGTCAGTCTCAAAATGGCGTTAGCATTGTTTTTAAACGAtgcgttaataaaattaaattacactaAATTGTTTATGGCAACTAATActcattaaactaatttttttttaagttttaaacaaaatatttaacgtTTTCGAGATATTATATCCCAAAACTATGTGCAAtgcattattattcaataaagataTCGAGGAGCTAAGTCTTAAGGGATTACCTTGCCGCTAAAGGTAAGTTGGTTTGGCGATTTAATATTTGCTGAAAATATCGATCACATAATTCAATCGAAACTAATACTATGATTTTCAAgctcattttgttatttttaccgAATTCATAATTCCTatcttgtttcttttaaaagagTAAGGGATTTACAAATTTTCATACTTATTTAAGCTATACATTTAATTCGTTAAAGggtgtttcaaatttaaatctcgTAATGCATCTACATTTCATATGTTTGTTTAGATATATCCACGCTTATGCATATATCCATTCTATAGTTTCTGTAAGCGAATTCCAAACGAATGATTTGCTAAATTTTTGTGCAGATTTTATAAGATTTGCTATAgattttggtaatttattttacCTCATTAAGCAACTTTAGCTCCGGctaggaatattttaattcttaaaataaatcaacgACCTAGAGGAATGAAAATTGTTATTAGGTCTTCACATtgaatttgtagatatttatcgaattttgtaaACGATGGTCgaaaagaaaatgtacaaaatgtCTTACTTTTTCACTATGTTGtcaaatgaaaacacaaaatatgaaattttgtttacatgAAAGAACAGAGAACGCTTTCATTggattttaaatactaaaagctATTAAAAGAACTAATATATAATCTTCTTTAATTCACTCTTTATAAAATACATTCTATACAATACAAGTAAACAGCACGAATGAAATGTTATTCACGATAAATGttcatatatacaaaatatatacaagTTTATGGTATGAACGAAAATTAGAGTTTGCTGGTAGTATCGGAATCAGCATTTCTCGAAGTCTGTCTTGTTTGGCATTTCAGGAGGAGTGGTTCTAGCTGCCAAGCGAGACCAACCACAGCCACCAAGCCACCAAGAATGTGAAACACTCCGTTGTATGAGCCTGTGTTGTCTCTAAAGAAACCTGTAAAATGGGAAATAATTATTAGGAAATTTAGGATTATGGCATCACGAAACTATTATAGCTTAATTGTTGATAAATTGTGGTTGAATATTataagcaagaattttttttctggtttcttTCGTTAACATTACAGAAATGTAATCTTGATTAGGATCGAAAACTCACTCATTAATTCGCATCAATCGCAAGCGAACTATCCATCAAAATGAATAAGTGTCTCTTTCTTGCAATACTGAAATTGagccaaaaaatttaattttgcagagATTATTGTGAGATTATTAAAGCAATTTCATGCGCATTATTATCATGTCGTGTGAATGCAAATGATTCTCATTATTTCAAGAATACACTCATTTGCGCAACATTCATAAACTGAAACGTAAAAGAGGAACTTATATTGTCGGAGTCGAATAGGCCTAAATACAAAAGTATCTTCTACTGTAGCGTTCTCTTGATACGATTGTTAGAAAAAAGATTACAGAGCCATTTTCTTCTGAGTGAAGAAAGtcactgaaatttatttagtTCCTTAAATAAGCAGGAAGATGATGCATTcttgcttatattttataaaattgtttttcaaactgTTGCGTGACACAGACTTTattcatctttaataatttaGGGATTTACTCAGAATCTTTGGAAACttctgaaaggaatttttttaggaaagaaatcTTAGAATTTCCATTGCTTAATGAGATTTAGCAAATGTTGGCTACAGATGTATTCTTATTCAATACTGAAACATCatgaaattattagttaattaaccAAAACAATTAACGATATTTTGGCAAACAGGGCAACAGCAAATTATAAAacagcatttttgtttttataattccttAAACAAGGTGGAAATTATTATTCATGCTTTAAAATgctaatagtaaataaataaataagaggtaGAATATACGAATAACATTATTCAACTcgatatagatttatatttatttaaaagttaagtcgaaaacaaattataaatacctATCATAGGAGCCAGACAAAGCATAAGAAAACCACCATAGAAATTCAAGCAACCCATGGCCACTGACTCTTCGCTTTTGTCCATATAGTGGCTCACAAGAATTGGAAACATGATAGCTGTTCCTCCTTGAATGAGCCCATAGGCACATATGATGGCCAGCATGTAAGTGAAGCTCTTGTTGAAAGGTATAGCAGCAATAAGGATCCCCATGAAGAGCATTGTGAAACCTGAGAAGTTTTTAATCTTGATCAATTTCCTGTCGATAATTTGTCCAAAACTGAGCCGCCCTATCAGATCAGCTACTGAGAAAGCGATTATCAGGTATTTCCCATTTTCATGGGAAACACCCTGATCCACAGCATAGTCAATGATTACCGTAACTACACCAACAAACAGAAAAGCATAAACAGCCATTGAAACactaattaatataaagatgGGTTTTGCATTGGTTCTGATGAATGTATTTATGATAGAAGGCTTTTTGGTTATTTCTTCCGAGGTACAAAATGTTTGATCTTTAATGTCAACATTTAAATTCTGCTCTTTTACTGAAAGTGTAAGTTggttttgaatgttatttttctgGATGATATCAACTTCTTTGCCGCTTTGTAAACCTGTTGGAATTTCTTGACAAACTTTATTGGGTAGGGTTTCGGGCACTATCTCGAAATCATCATTTTGTTCTaactctattttatttataaaaccatCTTGAACAAGACTTGTAAAACTGGCAGATCGCATTTTATTATCAGTTTCCTGAGGCATCTGGTTAATTATACAAGATGTTGGTTTAAGCATTCCATCAGAATCGTCAGATGTCTTTCTAGATGAACAAATTAAACTTCTTACGGATGATACATCATCAATATTACTGATTCGAACCTTTGGTTTTTCATTATCTTGAGATACAGGAGGACTACATTCTTTTGCGAAGCCATTATCAAGGCTTTCTAATGCAATAATGTCACGAAGTGTCTTTTCATCATGTTCCATGAAGCCTTCATTTCTACATCCACCAGATTGTAATGCTCCTTTACAAAGTTTCGTGTCCATAGCAGTCTGTTGTGCAATATTCCTGGTAAAGTTTCCCTCTTTTTTGTTCGCTTTTATCCATGAAGGTTTCCTCAGAAGAAGAGCCATTGGTATGACGTTCAGCACTATGCCACCTAAAATTAGAAAAGTTCCTCTGACGCCATAATTGGAGAGCAGATATTCCAAGATAACAGGAAATGTAAAGGTTCCAAAACAGTCTCCTGAGTAGCCTAAGCCCAAGGCCGATGCCTTGTACTTATCAAAATAGTGATTAATGGTCACCATATGTATGAGAGTTGACATTCCAAATCCCACTcctataaacaaatataaaaatatatacattacagTACATCTACATTATCTACATCATAACAgtagaaatatcaattttatgtGGTGCATGACAAATATAATGGTCTGAATAGAAAAATTGGAACAccaaataaaacaagaaataaagtcgaatatatttctaataatcgAAAGATACAATAAAAGAGTTATAAAGAATGATATTAGGAATGGTATTCtaacttatttaagaaaatattcaaaaaacaatATTGACCTTTACTTAAAAgcaattcaaaaactcttttttttttccctattattAATGCAGTGTAAGCTCTGAATTCAAATAATACATCAATTTATTGATATTgtgcattttttgaaaagaagttaattagtttttttattagattaacaattattccattaaaaataaataaaacaaaattaatataaaagcagattatattaaaaataattccgtaaaatttaatataaagacagatttttcaaacaaaaagctACTTTATccatatttagtataaatttataaattggttTCTATATTCCACTTAATCAGATTTTCTGATGGTAAGTAAATTATTtagcaacatttttaatgaaatctgaattatgaaatatacttaaCTTTAAAACGTACTTTTTAATATACATCTTagtacgaaaaatatttttaagttattataaatatttcatagttaCTTGATAAACAAACATTAATTTATGTTCTACTTATTGATATCACTTCTTAAAAAAGAGTTTAAGTATTGGCAAAAATGAATAGTTTCTACTTTACTATATACTAGAAGCTAACTTTTAAAAGCATAgaatcacattttattaaaaatgtgtatgcaatataatttaagaaggaaattcttaaatgaattaagtagaaaattcttaaatgatttaAGCAGGaattcttaagtaaaaaaaaaatatatgtatcttaCCATGGATAATTCCCCAAAAAACTGTTATCCAGAAGACATCGGGAGCAAAGAAGCAAAGGATGCCACCCATGGCAGCTATAAATCCTCCCACGGCCGTAGATATGCGGACGCCATATTTCAGACCAAGAATCCCAATCAGCGGCCCTGgagcataatttattaatattaatattttactgttaattatACCCTAATTGTATTGGTGCATTTCGATAGAAAGAAAACTTGAtgcgatttaaatattattagatataagATATACTTTACTGATTTTATATCTATACATGGAAGGCTGTCCATATTTGCTAGTTATCTGGA
It encodes:
- the LOC129963774 gene encoding monocarboxylate transporter 12-B-like; the protein is MVTKMKKAPGPDQAKGWVIAMACFWINFIMLGLARTAGVLYVALIELYGVSREAATTPFSIRVCVRNFTGPLIGILGLKYGVRISTAVGGFIAAMGGILCFFAPDVFWITVFWGIIHGVGFGMSTLIHMVTINHYFDKYKASALGLGYSGDCFGTFTFPVILEYLLSNYGVRGTFLILGGIVLNVIPMALLLRKPSWIKANKKEGNFTRNIAQQTAMDTKLCKGALQSGGCRNEGFMEHDEKTLRDIIALESLDNGFAKECSPPVSQDNEKPKVRISNIDDVSSVRSLICSSRKTSDDSDGMLKPTSCIINQMPQETDNKMRSASFTSLVQDGFINKIELEQNDDFEIVPETLPNKVCQEIPTGLQSGKEVDIIQKNNIQNQLTLSVKEQNLNVDIKDQTFCTSEEITKKPSIINTFIRTNAKPIFILISVSMAVYAFLFVGVVTVIIDYAVDQGVSHENGKYLIIAFSVADLIGRLSFGQIIDRKLIKIKNFSGFTMLFMGILIAAIPFNKSFTYMLAIICAYGLIQGGTAIMFPILVSHYMDKSEESVAMGCLNFYGGFLMLCLAPMIGFFRDNTGSYNGVFHILGGLVAVVGLAWQLEPLLLKCQTRQTSRNADSDTTSKL
- the LOC129964176 gene encoding monocarboxylate transporter 12-like encodes the protein MAAIGCSENGHGEMVGVSGKKRKVEGPDNGYAWIVAVAACVINFIMAGLGRMSGILFVAFIELFGVDRRSASMPSSVRSSARNLLGPIVGILGQKYGVRSITMIGGIVASTSAISCFFVNEITWITVLWGGLNGMGNALTVTLPQVIIGQYFDKYRTTASGMAFSGGCLGSFLFPVLLENLIHSFGIEGTFLIIGGIIMHTIPAAMILTKPSWLKSKKQAKDIENADKPKFVISTESSVSDEVAERAVKRRLAKQESMKNFLKNGPSLRILRQNSDIVAKILSNAAPDVQTSVLDMDSEKAALYMESCLCSEMEILLQSIETSLGIRSSQQNLNLTSVNLAIPEKEPLKMMRSMKGPYLAVEQPLGSCGIKKSKSVPDLFKMSNEPCVNVLSKLKVLLGMKISQITSVCPGESKRRILKVSKELKKLYHVSAKLDINGNGVSSVHSAKYLVSTNGTDHSSNSFWDHIKTAIKLHVNPMFLLICLCRAVHFIVFIPVMTIVVDFVMDKGLLEQDGKYAIAVLSLGDLAGRLCFGWVTDKGFLSLPKYMMLVMIAHGASTAFLPLMQTQLTIFIVLGIFGLLQGSLFVRHPVLVSKYMGKHEQSIAMGCVNFFSGILGFGLPTYIGFFRDTLDSYDYIFFINGAGGALVGLLWALEPYLLRRSTRISDKSGSV